The Streptomyces sp. NBC_00775 genome includes the window GACCGAAGGTCGCCGCCGCCTGGATCCCGGTGAAGTACAGACCGGGCACGGACGACTGCAGGCCGGCGTCGAGACGGGGGGACCCGGCCGTGCGCGCCAGTTCGGCCCGCACCTCGGGGTCGACGAAGTCGAGCGCGTCCAGCCGGACCCGGTAGCCGGTGGCGGCCAGGACGTGTCCGGTCTCGATCGTCTGCGTACGCCCGGCGCCGTCCCGCGTGGTGAGGGTGACGCGGTCGCCGTCCCGCCGCGCGCCGGTGATGTGCTCGCCCAGCCGTACCGGTACGACGCCGTCGAGCCGGGGCTTGAGCCACCAGGAGCCGAACGGCCCCAGCACCCTCTTCACCAGCCGCAGCCGCGTCCGCTCGGGCAGGAAGCGGAAGGCCGCCGCCTGGTGGACAACCGCGTACAGCGCCCACGACCGGCCGAGCGGAGTGTCCGGCTGCCAGTGCGGCGGAGGCGTCGGCCCCCCACCGAACACCAGGTTGCCTGTCCGGGCGAGCAGTTGGACCCGGGCCCCGGCCTCGTGCAGCAGCGCCGCACTCTCCTGGGCGGACTGCCCGGCGCCGACCACGACCACGTCCTGTCCGGTGAAGGAGACGAGGTCGGCGTGCTCGGAGCTGTGCGAGACGAGCCCTTCGGGCACCAGACCGGTCAGTGGCTCG containing:
- a CDS encoding FAD-dependent oxidoreductase → MSTTVVVIGAGPYGLSTAAHLKARGLHVRVFGSPMASWAENMPAGMLLKSPPSASMLSAPERGFTLDDYCRGMGETRLTGHDQVPVEMFVRYGRWFAEQLVPEVENVRVLGVDRQADGFHLKLASGEELRASAVVVASGMDGFAYVPEPLTGLVPEGLVSHSSEHADLVSFTGQDVVVVGAGQSAQESAALLHEAGARVQLLARTGNLVFGGGPTPPPHWQPDTPLGRSWALYAVVHQAAAFRFLPERTRLRLVKRVLGPFGSWWLKPRLDGVVPVRLGEHITGARRDGDRVTLTTRDGAGRTQTIETGHVLAATGYRVRLDALDFVDPEVRAELARTAGSPRLDAGLQSSVPGLYFTGIQAAATFGPLLRFTCGTEFAAPRLATALAARS